A single region of the Kwoniella botswanensis chromosome 1, complete sequence genome encodes:
- a CDS encoding iron-sulfur clusters transporter ATM1, mitochondrial, which yields MSFGSCSRYALPRSPLPWGTAGPSKHMSTSCFSFQPRRSVHNLVTSNSPKTRIGLSTPGSNCLPETASQIAPFSTSTRRSVPPPSTTTAPPSTSTKSPTAINTDATPKDLSHSVQDKTDWRIIVKLAENIWPKNNAKVKIRVVGALGLLVAGKILNVQVPFFFKTIVDSLNVPITESSTVWVLAGASIAGYGAARILTTAFGELRNAVFASVSQSAIRKVARETFEHLLNMDMRFHLERQTGGLTRAIDRGTKGISFILSSIVFHVIPTALEISMVCGILSWKFGWDFAAVTAITMGLYTWFTVKTTAWRTRFRKEANAADNKGATVAVDSLINYEAVKAFNNERFEVAQYDKTLKTYESASVKIATSLALLNSGQNFIFSSALTMMMLLAAQGVVKGTMTVGDLVMVNQLVFQLSLPLNFLGTVYRELRQSLIDMEVMFNLQSLDSGIKDKPNTKPLALKGGEIRFENVNFGYHPERPIFKDLSFTIPSGHKVAIVGPSGCGKSTVFRLLFRFYDSQSGRILIDGQDIKDVSLDSLRKSIGVVPQDTPLFHNDILHNIRYGNLEATDEQVYEAARKAHVEETIQRLPDKYATKVGERGLMISGGEKQRLAVARLLLKDPPILFFDEATSALDVYTETELMKNINNTLLGGGKTSVFIAHRLRTISDADLIIVLQDGKVAEQGSHEQLMTIDGGVYQRLWLAQLTESIQSKDEEGEKEELEAVGSKQKQ from the exons ATGAGCTTCGGCTCCTGCAGTCGATATGCTCTGCCTCGATCACCACTGCCTTGGGGCACAGCCGGTCCATCAAAGCATATGTCGACATCATGCTTTTCTTTCCAACCAAGAAGATCGGTCCATAACCTCGTAACGAGCAATAGCCCAAAAACACGCATAGGATTATCCACACCTGGTAGCAATTGTCTTCCTGAAACTGCATCTCAGATAGCACCATTCTCGACATCCACTCGAAGATCTGTACCACCTCCATCCACAACGACTGcacctccatcaacctccaccAAATCCCCCACGGCAATCAACACCGATGCGACCCCAAAGGATCTCTCCCATTCCGTCCAGGATAAGACAGACTGGCGGATCATCGTGAAACTAGCTGAAAATATATGGCCGAAGAATAACGCAAAAGTCAAGATACGGGTGGTAGGAGCTTTGGGTTTGTTGGTAGCAGGTAAAATATTGAATGTCCAGGtaccattcttcttcaagacGATTGTGGATAGCTTGAATGTACCTATAACGGAAAGTAGTACCGTATGGGTTCTGGCAGGTGCTTCGATTGCTGGAT ATGGCGCTGCAAGGATATTGACCACTGCTTTTGGTGAATTGCGAAATGCCGTTTTCGCTTCGGTATCACAAAGTGCTATAAGGAAAGTAGCGAGGGAGACTTTCGAGCATCTCCTAAACATGGATATGAGATTTCATTTGGAAAGGCAAACGGGTGGTCTGACTAGAGCTATAGATAGAGGTACCAA AGGtatatccttcatcctctcttcaatcGTATTCCACGTTATCCCTACCGCCCTGGAAATATCGATGGTGTGCGGTATCCTGTCCTGGAAGTTCGGCTGGGACTTTGCGGCAGTCACAGCGATTACTATGGGTCTATACACCTGGTTCACGGTAAAGACGACAGCTTGGAGAACTCGATTTAGGAAAGAGGCAAATGCGGCCGATAACAAAGGTGCGACAGTCGCTGTTGATAGTCTGATCAACTATGAAGctgtcaaa GCTTTTAACAACGAACGATTCGAAGTCGCACAATATGACAAAACGTTGAAGACTTACGAATCCGCCTCGGTCAAAATCGCAACTTCCTTAGCGTTGCTGAATTCAGGACAgaatttcatcttctcaagtGCTTTGACTATGATGATGTTACTTGCTGCTCAAGGAGTAGTCAAGG GCACAATGACGGTCGGCGATCTAGTCATGGTCAACCAATTGGTCTTTCAACTCTCTTTACCCCTAAACTTCTTGGGAACGGTATATAGAGAATTAAGACAGAGTCTGATAGATATGGAAGTCATGTTCAATCTGCAGAGTTTGGATTCAGGTATCAAG GACAAACCCAATACCAAACCCCTTGCTCTTAAAGGCGGTGAAATCCGATTTGAAAATGTCAACTTCGGATATCATCCCGAACGACCCATCTTTAAAGATTTATCATTCACCATCCCCTCAGGACATAAGGTGGCCATTGTCGGTCCCAGTGGATGTGGAAAATCGACAGTGTTCAGGTTACTTTTCAGATTTTACGATTCTCAGAGTGGTAGAATCCTGATAGATGGAcaggatatcaaagatgtTTCATTAGATTCACTGAGAAAATCAATCGGAGTAGTTCCTCAAGATACACCTCTATTCCATAATGATATCTTACATAATATCCGATATGGTAATCTAGAAGCGACGGACGAACAAGTATACGAAGCCGCTAGGAAAGCCCATGTGGAAGAGACGATCCAACGTCTACCTGATAAATACGCTACAAAGGTCGGTGAGAGAGGATTGATGATTTCGGGAGGAGAAAAACAGAGATTGGCAGTTGCGAGATTGTTATTGAAAGATCCACCTATATTGTTCTTCGATGAGGCGACCAGTGCACTTGATGTGTATACGGAAACcgagttgatgaagaatataAATAATACATTATTGGGTGGAGGAAAGACTAGTGTCTTCATTGCTCatag ACTCCGAACGATATCGGACGCAGACCTAATCATAGTCCTACAAGATGGTAAGGTAGCTGAACAGGGTTCTCACGAGCAGTTAATGACTATCGACGGAGGTGTATATCAGAGATTATGGTTAGCCCAATTGACGGAGAGTATACAGAGTAAagacgaagagggagaaaaggaagaattggaagctGTTGGTAGTAAGCAGAAACAATAG